A single Acidobacteriota bacterium DNA region contains:
- a CDS encoding bifunctional 3,4-dihydroxy-2-butanone-4-phosphate synthase/GTP cyclohydrolase II — protein sequence MSKSPKSKSSTDKSRNSADENSPFAPIEEAIEAMRQGKMVIICDDEDRENEGDLAIAAQHVTPEAINFMAKFGRGLVCLALTEERCAELDLPLMVERNTSPFETAFTVSIEARGKISTGISAGDRAATIRTAIDAKCRPEDLLRPGHVFPLRAHNGGVLKRAGQTEASVDMAVLAGCNPSAVICEIMNDDGTMARVPDLAEFAQRHGLLLITVADLIRYRMRTERLVELVASPRLPTAYGEFELRAYRSEATGEEHVAMVMGDIEEDEPTLVRVHSQCLTGDMFASTRCDCGPQLHQALERISQEGKGVLLYLLQEGRGIGLFNKLKAYELQDQGHDTVEANEKLGFRPDQRNYGVGAQILRDIGVRRMRLLTNNPSKYIALSGYGLEIVDRVPLEIPPTEDTRDYLRAKREKLGHLLDLV from the coding sequence ATGAGCAAGAGCCCGAAGAGCAAGAGCTCGACAGACAAGAGCAGGAACTCGGCCGACGAGAACAGCCCCTTCGCTCCCATCGAGGAAGCCATCGAGGCCATGCGCCAGGGCAAGATGGTGATCATCTGCGACGACGAGGATCGGGAGAACGAAGGGGATCTGGCCATCGCCGCCCAGCACGTGACGCCGGAGGCGATCAACTTCATGGCCAAGTTCGGCCGCGGGCTGGTCTGTCTGGCCCTCACCGAGGAGCGTTGCGCCGAGCTCGATCTGCCGCTGATGGTGGAGCGCAACACCTCTCCCTTCGAGACCGCCTTCACCGTTTCCATCGAGGCCCGGGGCAAGATCAGCACCGGCATCTCCGCCGGCGACCGCGCCGCCACCATCCGCACCGCCATCGATGCCAAATGCCGGCCGGAGGATCTGCTGCGGCCGGGACACGTCTTTCCCTTGCGGGCTCACAACGGCGGCGTCCTCAAGCGCGCCGGCCAGACCGAGGCGTCGGTGGACATGGCGGTCCTGGCGGGATGCAATCCCTCGGCGGTGATCTGCGAGATCATGAACGACGACGGCACCATGGCACGGGTGCCGGATCTCGCTGAGTTCGCCCAGCGTCACGGCTTGCTCTTGATCACCGTCGCCGATCTGATTCGCTACCGCATGCGCACCGAGCGGCTGGTGGAGCTGGTGGCGTCGCCCCGGCTACCCACCGCCTACGGCGAGTTCGAGCTGCGGGCCTATCGCTCCGAGGCCACCGGCGAAGAGCACGTGGCCATGGTCATGGGCGATATCGAGGAGGACGAGCCCACCTTGGTGCGGGTGCACAGCCAATGCCTCACCGGCGACATGTTCGCTTCCACCCGCTGTGACTGCGGGCCGCAGCTGCACCAGGCGCTGGAACGCATCAGCCAGGAGGGCAAGGGCGTGCTGCTCTACCTGCTCCAGGAGGGGCGGGGCATCGGCCTGTTCAACAAGCTCAAAGCCTACGAGCTCCAGGATCAGGGCCACGACACGGTGGAGGCCAACGAGAAGTTGGGCTTCCGGCCGGATCAGCGCAACTACGGCGTCGGTGCCCAGATCCTGCGTGACATCGGCGTGCGCCGCATGCGCCTGCTGACCAACAACCCGAGCAAATACATCGCCCTTTCCGGCTACGGCCTGGAGATTGTCGACCGTGTGCCCCTGGAGATTCCTCCCACCGAGGACACTCGGGATTACCTGCGCGCCAAGCGCGAGAAGCTCGGCCACCTGCTGGACTTGGTCTAG